A genomic stretch from Bradyrhizobium sp. 195 includes:
- a CDS encoding L-idonate 5-dehydrogenase produces the protein MTSTALAATLFGPEDLRMVEHPLDKLADGMVRIRFGAGGICGSDMHYFRHARTGDFVVKSPLVLGHEISGEVVEIAGAAANLKVGDRVAVNPSRWCGHCVACREGRPNLCENIYFMGSASKTPHMQGGFANYFDAIPAQCVKIPDRVSYQAAALAEPLAVCLHAVARAGNIEGKRGIIFGAGPIGLLTMLAAHRAGMADITVADIAPAPLAFATKLGASHVENVGGGEEGLKAQAASRPYDVAFEVSGTAAGLASAIGIVRRGGIVVQIGNLPGGQIPTPSNAVMAKEIDLRGSFRFGFEFATAVELISNGSVDVLSLVTAERPLSTAPDALRLALDRSQSVKVVLTAN, from the coding sequence ATGACCTCCACCGCTCTCGCCGCAACCCTGTTCGGTCCCGAAGATCTGCGCATGGTCGAGCATCCGCTCGACAAGCTCGCAGACGGCATGGTGCGCATCCGCTTCGGTGCCGGCGGCATCTGCGGCTCGGACATGCATTATTTCCGCCACGCCCGGACCGGCGACTTCGTGGTGAAGTCGCCGCTGGTGCTCGGCCACGAGATTTCCGGCGAGGTGGTGGAAATCGCAGGGGCCGCCGCCAATCTGAAGGTCGGTGACCGCGTCGCCGTCAACCCGTCGCGCTGGTGCGGCCATTGCGTCGCCTGCCGCGAGGGCCGGCCGAACCTGTGCGAGAACATCTACTTCATGGGCTCGGCCTCGAAGACGCCGCACATGCAGGGCGGCTTCGCCAATTACTTCGACGCGATCCCGGCGCAGTGCGTGAAGATCCCGGATCGCGTGTCCTATCAGGCCGCGGCGCTCGCCGAGCCGCTCGCGGTCTGCCTGCACGCGGTCGCGCGCGCCGGCAATATCGAGGGCAAGCGCGGCATCATCTTCGGCGCCGGCCCGATCGGGCTTCTGACCATGCTCGCCGCGCACCGCGCCGGCATGGCTGATATCACGGTCGCCGACATCGCCCCGGCGCCGCTCGCCTTCGCAACCAAGCTCGGCGCTTCCCATGTCGAGAACGTTGGTGGAGGGGAGGAGGGGCTGAAGGCGCAGGCCGCGTCGCGCCCCTATGACGTTGCGTTCGAAGTCTCCGGCACAGCCGCGGGCCTTGCCAGCGCGATCGGCATCGTCAGGCGTGGCGGCATCGTGGTGCAGATCGGCAACCTGCCGGGCGGCCAGATCCCGACGCCGTCGAATGCGGTGATGGCCAAGGAGATCGACCTGCGCGGCTCGTTCCGTTTCGGCTTCGAATTCGCAACCGCCGTGGAACTGATCTCCAATGGCAGCGTCGACGTGCTGTCGCTGGTCACCGCCGAGCGGCCGCTCTCGACTGCGCCGGATGCGCTCAGGCTGGCGCTCGACCGTTCGCAGAGCGTCAAGGTCGTGCTGACCGCGAATTGA
- the uxuA gene encoding mannonate dehydratase yields MMLEGWRWYGPDDPVSLDDVRQAGASDIVSALHQVPIGEAWTRKAVEERRNFIENGQPGRSQLTWSVVESIPIPDDVKRLGGEATKSIEAWIASLEAVAASGIKIICYNFMPVVDWCRTDLEWELPNGARAMRFDQDRFAAFELHILKRSAAAQEYSPEQQARAKKLFDQMSQADIDYLVMVIASALPGSTTEPMTIPQFRDRLETYRDITPKILRQHLAEFLARVTPVAEQLGVSLTLHPDDPPRPLFGLPRIASSADDYQALFDAVPSKANGICLCTGSLGVRAENNLPEMAERFGPRIAFAHLRATKREADGLSFYESDHLDGDVDMVAVLKALLKENARRSPDTQIVFRPDHGHRMLDDLAATKRTNPGYTAIGRLRGLAELRGAIRAIEHR; encoded by the coding sequence ATGATGCTCGAAGGTTGGCGCTGGTACGGGCCCGATGATCCCGTGTCCCTGGATGACGTCAGGCAGGCCGGGGCGAGCGACATCGTCTCGGCGCTGCATCAGGTGCCGATCGGGGAAGCCTGGACGCGCAAGGCGGTCGAGGAGCGCAGGAACTTTATCGAGAACGGTCAACCTGGACGCTCGCAACTGACATGGTCGGTGGTGGAATCGATTCCGATCCCAGACGACGTCAAGCGGCTCGGAGGTGAGGCGACGAAGTCCATCGAGGCGTGGATCGCCAGCCTCGAGGCGGTCGCCGCTTCCGGCATCAAGATCATCTGCTACAACTTCATGCCCGTCGTCGACTGGTGCCGCACCGATCTCGAATGGGAGCTGCCGAACGGCGCCCGCGCCATGCGCTTCGACCAGGACCGCTTTGCTGCGTTCGAGCTGCATATCCTCAAGCGCTCGGCTGCCGCGCAGGAATATTCACCCGAGCAGCAGGCGCGCGCGAAAAAGCTGTTCGACCAGATGAGCCAGGCCGATATCGATTATCTCGTCATGGTGATCGCCAGCGCGCTGCCGGGCTCGACCACGGAGCCGATGACCATTCCGCAGTTCCGCGACCGGCTCGAAACCTATCGCGACATCACGCCAAAGATCCTGCGGCAGCATCTTGCCGAATTCCTTGCGCGCGTGACGCCGGTGGCGGAGCAACTCGGGGTGTCCCTGACCTTGCATCCGGACGATCCGCCGCGCCCGCTGTTCGGCCTGCCGCGCATTGCGTCGTCAGCCGACGATTATCAGGCGCTGTTCGACGCCGTCCCGTCGAAGGCGAACGGCATCTGCCTGTGTACCGGTTCGCTCGGCGTGCGCGCGGAGAACAATCTGCCCGAGATGGCCGAGCGCTTCGGCCCGCGCATTGCCTTTGCCCATCTGCGCGCGACCAAGCGCGAGGCCGACGGCTTGTCGTTCTACGAATCCGATCATCTCGACGGCGACGTCGACATGGTCGCGGTGCTGAAGGCGCTGCTGAAGGAGAACGCGCGGCGCTCGCCCGACACGCAGATCGTATTCCGCCCCGACCACGGCCACCGCATGCTGGACGATCTCGCCGCCACCAAGCGCACCAACCCCGGCTACACCGCCATCGGCCGCCTGCGCGGCCTCGCCGAGCTCCGCGGCGCCATCAGGGCGATCGAGCATCGGTAG
- a CDS encoding aspartate/glutamate racemase family protein, whose amino-acid sequence MQTIGLIGGMSWESTALYYKLINERVRDRMGKLHSAPLLIYSYDFEAIKQMQYAGRWTEAAASLAEVARRLEGAGARAIVLCTNTMHKLAPEIMSNVTVPFIHLGDATARRIRAKGYRRVGLLGTKFTMEEDFYVDRLRAHDLDVLVPPTEARADVNRIIYDELCLGIVADPSRRRYQDVMAALVAAGAECIILGCTEITMLVGPDDTSVETFDTTAIHAETAADFAIGQL is encoded by the coding sequence ATGCAGACCATCGGGCTGATTGGAGGCATGAGCTGGGAGAGCACTGCGCTCTATTACAAGCTCATCAATGAGCGGGTCCGCGATCGCATGGGCAAGCTGCATTCCGCTCCGTTGCTGATCTACTCCTACGATTTCGAGGCGATCAAGCAGATGCAGTACGCGGGCCGTTGGACGGAGGCGGCAGCCAGCCTAGCGGAGGTGGCGCGGCGTCTTGAAGGCGCCGGCGCGCGGGCGATCGTGCTGTGCACGAACACGATGCACAAACTGGCGCCTGAGATCATGTCGAACGTGACCGTTCCATTCATTCACCTCGGTGACGCCACGGCGCGACGGATCCGGGCGAAGGGATACCGGCGAGTCGGCCTCCTCGGCACGAAGTTCACGATGGAGGAGGACTTTTACGTCGATCGGCTGCGCGCGCATGATCTCGACGTGCTGGTGCCTCCCACTGAGGCGCGCGCCGATGTGAACCGGATCATCTACGACGAGCTGTGCCTTGGGATCGTCGCCGATCCTTCGCGCCGTCGCTATCAGGACGTGATGGCAGCGCTCGTCGCGGCCGGCGCCGAATGTATCATTCTCGGCTGCACCGAGATCACCATGCTGGTCGGCCCTGATGACACCTCGGTCGAGACGTTCGACACCACGGCGATTCACGCCGAGACGGCGGCGGATTTCGCAATCGGGCAGCTCTGA
- a CDS encoding thiamine pyrophosphate-binding protein, whose translation MTIRNTRTGGQILIDQLVAQGVERVTCVPGESYLAALDALHDSPIDVMICRAEGGAAMMAEAYGKLTGRPGICFVTRGPGATNASHGVHIAMQDSTPMILFVGQVDTGMREREAFQELDYKAVFGTMAKWAVEIDRPDRIPELVARAFRVAMQGRPGPVVISLPENMLTETAAVADAMRIEPAASWPAPADIEKLGAMLASAKAPLVILGGSRWTEEATKSIARFAERFDLPVATSFRRASLIDADHLHYAGDLGIGPSPGLKARIDNADVILLIGGRMSEMPSSSYTLLDIPNPKQKLVHVHPGSEELGRVYQPALAIQATPAAFAAAVETLKPSGAVAWKGEAAKAHADYLAWTEKARELPGTFQYGQVMTWLRDRLPKDAIVCNGAGNYAGWIHRHHRFHSFAAQLAPTSGSMGYGVPAAVLAKRQYPDRTVVAFAGDGCFLMNGQEFATAVQYDAALVVIVVDNSQYGTIRMHQERDYPGRVVGTQLKNPDFAMYAKAFGGHGERVERTEEFAPAFERALASGKPSILHCIIDPRAISVGKDFAPAVKA comes from the coding sequence ATGACCATCCGCAACACCCGCACCGGGGGCCAGATCCTGATCGATCAGCTCGTCGCTCAAGGCGTCGAGCGCGTCACCTGCGTGCCGGGCGAGAGCTATCTCGCCGCGCTCGATGCGCTGCATGACAGCCCGATCGACGTCATGATCTGCCGCGCCGAGGGCGGCGCGGCGATGATGGCGGAGGCCTATGGCAAGCTCACCGGGCGGCCCGGAATCTGCTTCGTCACCCGCGGCCCCGGCGCCACCAATGCCAGCCACGGCGTGCACATCGCGATGCAGGATTCGACGCCGATGATCCTGTTCGTCGGCCAGGTCGACACCGGCATGCGCGAGCGCGAAGCGTTCCAGGAACTCGACTACAAGGCGGTGTTCGGCACCATGGCGAAATGGGCGGTCGAGATCGATCGCCCCGATCGCATTCCGGAGCTGGTGGCGCGCGCCTTCCGCGTCGCCATGCAGGGCCGTCCCGGTCCCGTGGTGATCTCGCTGCCGGAGAACATGCTGACCGAGACCGCGGCCGTTGCCGATGCCATGCGCATCGAGCCGGCGGCGAGCTGGCCCGCGCCGGCCGACATCGAAAAGCTCGGCGCCATGCTCGCCAGCGCCAAGGCGCCGCTGGTCATCCTCGGCGGCTCGCGCTGGACGGAAGAGGCCACCAAGAGCATCGCGCGCTTTGCCGAGCGGTTCGACCTGCCGGTCGCGACCTCGTTCCGCCGCGCCTCGCTGATCGATGCCGATCATTTGCATTATGCCGGCGATCTCGGCATCGGGCCCAGCCCGGGCCTGAAGGCGCGCATCGACAATGCGGACGTCATTCTCCTCATCGGCGGTCGCATGTCGGAGATGCCGTCTTCGTCCTACACGTTGCTCGACATCCCCAATCCGAAGCAGAAGCTGGTCCACGTGCATCCGGGCTCCGAGGAGCTCGGCCGCGTCTATCAGCCGGCGCTGGCGATCCAGGCAACGCCAGCCGCGTTCGCCGCAGCGGTCGAGACGCTGAAGCCTTCAGGCGCGGTGGCCTGGAAGGGCGAGGCCGCCAAGGCCCATGCCGATTACCTTGCCTGGACCGAGAAGGCGCGCGAGCTGCCGGGCACGTTCCAGTACGGCCAGGTCATGACCTGGCTGCGCGACCGCCTGCCGAAGGACGCCATCGTCTGCAATGGCGCCGGCAATTATGCCGGCTGGATTCATCGCCATCACCGCTTCCACAGCTTTGCAGCTCAGCTCGCGCCGACCTCGGGCTCGATGGGTTATGGCGTGCCGGCGGCGGTGCTTGCGAAGCGGCAATATCCGGATCGTACCGTTGTCGCCTTCGCCGGCGACGGCTGCTTCCTGATGAACGGCCAGGAGTTCGCAACGGCCGTGCAATATGACGCAGCCCTGGTCGTCATCGTCGTCGACAATTCGCAATACGGCACCATCCGCATGCACCAGGAGCGCGACTATCCCGGCCGCGTCGTCGGCACCCAGCTCAAGAACCCCGATTTCGCGATGTACGCAAAAGCGTTCGGCGGTCATGGCGAGCGCGTCGAGCGCACCGAAGAATTCGCACCGGCGTTCGAGCGCGCGCTGGCCTCCGGCAAGCCGTCGATCCTCCATTGCATCATCGATCCCAGGGCGATCTCGGTCGGCAAGGATTTTGCTCCCGCGGTGAAGGCTTAA
- a CDS encoding NAD(P)/FAD-dependent oxidoreductase: protein MATGRHVAIIGAGAVGVISAIEALREGHRVTLIDPGEPGGEQAASYGNAGWLSSHSVIPPAEPGIWKKVPGYLMDPLGPLAIRWSYLPKALPWLIKYLLSGWTEARVETTAFALRDLLKDAPLLHRQLAEEAGVPELIERNGVMHVFPSRDNFDNDLGWRLRKKVGVEWLELSADEMRQREPDLHPRYTFGVVVEEAGRCRDPGAYVAALASHAIASGVKHVRAKATGLKLSGNKLVAVVTETGEIACDAAVVAAGARSKQLTASIGDPLPLETERGYHVMIENPESGPRSSMMASDAKMVVNWTNKGLRAAGTVEIAGLEAAPNWKRAEILRNHLVSMFPKLPKDIPTSRIKTWFGHRPSMPDGCPCIGYARASRDVVYAFGHGHVGLVGSARTGRLVAQLVSGKPPEIPLAPFAPDRFL from the coding sequence ATGGCGACCGGCCGCCACGTCGCCATCATCGGTGCCGGCGCGGTCGGTGTGATCAGCGCCATCGAGGCGCTGCGCGAGGGCCATCGCGTCACGCTGATCGATCCGGGCGAGCCCGGCGGCGAACAGGCGGCGAGCTATGGCAATGCCGGCTGGCTGTCGTCGCATTCGGTGATCCCGCCGGCCGAGCCTGGCATCTGGAAGAAGGTGCCGGGCTATCTCATGGATCCGCTCGGGCCGCTCGCGATCCGCTGGTCCTACCTGCCGAAGGCGCTGCCCTGGCTGATCAAGTACCTGCTCTCGGGCTGGACCGAGGCGCGGGTCGAGACGACGGCCTTTGCGCTGCGCGATCTGCTCAAGGACGCGCCGCTGCTGCACCGGCAGCTCGCGGAAGAAGCCGGCGTGCCCGAATTGATCGAGCGCAACGGCGTGATGCATGTCTTCCCATCGCGCGACAATTTCGACAACGATCTCGGCTGGCGCCTGCGCAAGAAGGTCGGCGTCGAATGGCTGGAGCTTTCCGCCGACGAGATGCGTCAGCGCGAGCCTGATCTGCATCCGCGCTACACCTTCGGCGTGGTGGTGGAAGAGGCCGGCCGCTGCCGCGATCCCGGCGCTTATGTCGCCGCGCTCGCCAGCCATGCGATTGCCAGCGGCGTAAAGCATGTGCGGGCCAAGGCGACCGGGCTGAAGCTTTCCGGCAACAAGCTCGTCGCGGTCGTCACCGAGACCGGCGAGATCGCCTGCGATGCTGCCGTGGTCGCCGCGGGTGCCCGGTCGAAGCAGCTCACGGCCTCGATCGGCGATCCGCTGCCGCTGGAGACCGAGCGCGGCTATCACGTCATGATCGAGAATCCGGAATCGGGGCCGCGCAGCTCGATGATGGCCTCGGACGCCAAGATGGTGGTGAACTGGACCAACAAGGGCCTGCGCGCCGCCGGCACCGTCGAGATCGCGGGCCTGGAGGCGGCGCCGAACTGGAAGCGCGCCGAGATCCTGCGTAACCACCTCGTCAGCATGTTCCCCAAACTGCCGAAGGACATTCCGACGTCGCGCATAAAGACCTGGTTCGGGCACCGGCCGAGCATGCCCGACGGATGTCCCTGCATCGGCTATGCGCGCGCCTCGCGCGACGTCGTCTATGCCTTCGGCCACGGCCATGTCGGCCTGGTCGGCTCGGCTCGCACCGGCCGGCTCGTCGCCCAGCTCGTAAGCGGCAAGCCGCCTGAGATTCCGCTGGCGCCGTTTGCGCCCGATCGTTTCCTCTGA
- a CDS encoding aspartate/glutamate racemase family protein, with protein MTSSANSSSRIARGGKAIYGAPLGILMLEARFPRIPGDMGNGTTWPFPVLYRVVSGASPEKVVLKGAAGLLPDFIEAAKDLVRLGAEAITTNCGFLSLFQKEIAAAVGVPVATSSLMQVPWVQATLPPGKRVGLVTVSGSTLTPAHLEGAGVPLDTPLVGTENGKEFFRVLIKAEKDDMDIAQAERDVVEAGKQLVAENPDVGAIVLECTNMPPYAAALQAEVGLPVYDIYSMITWFHAGLRPRIFA; from the coding sequence ATGACCAGTTCAGCCAATTCGTCCTCCCGCATCGCCCGTGGCGGCAAAGCCATCTACGGCGCGCCGCTCGGCATCCTGATGCTGGAAGCGCGCTTCCCCCGCATTCCCGGCGATATGGGCAACGGCACAACCTGGCCGTTCCCCGTGCTCTATCGCGTGGTGAGCGGGGCATCGCCGGAGAAAGTGGTGCTGAAGGGCGCGGCGGGCCTGCTGCCCGATTTCATCGAGGCGGCGAAAGATCTGGTGCGGCTGGGTGCCGAGGCCATCACCACCAATTGCGGCTTCCTCTCGCTGTTCCAGAAGGAGATCGCGGCCGCGGTCGGCGTTCCCGTTGCGACGTCGTCGCTGATGCAGGTGCCGTGGGTGCAGGCGACCTTGCCGCCGGGCAAGCGCGTCGGCCTCGTCACGGTGTCGGGCTCGACCTTGACGCCGGCCCATCTCGAAGGCGCCGGCGTGCCGCTCGATACGCCGCTGGTCGGCACCGAGAACGGTAAGGAATTTTTCCGCGTCCTGATCAAGGCCGAGAAGGACGACATGGACATCGCGCAGGCCGAGCGTGACGTGGTCGAGGCCGGCAAGCAACTCGTCGCAGAGAACCCCGACGTCGGTGCCATCGTGCTCGAATGCACCAACATGCCGCCCTATGCGGCAGCGCTTCAGGCCGAAGTCGGGTTGCCGGTCTACGACATCTATTCCATGATCACCTGGTTTCATGCCGGGCTGCGCCCGCGCATCTTTGCGTGA
- a CDS encoding SDR family NAD(P)-dependent oxidoreductase has translation MKLSGKVAAITGAARGIGKACAKRFLDDGVKVVISDVDADGLAATAAELGRPDALRTIVGNVARRADVDQLVATAVKEFGRLDIMVNNAGVARNRDILEITEEEFDEIIGINLKGAFFGVQAAARQMIAQGSGGGVIINMSSVNALLAIPALATYAMSKGGMKQLTSVAAVALAPHNIRVVAVGPGTILTDMVASSIYTSEDARRTVMSRTPAGRGGEPSEVASVVAFLASDDASYITGQTIYPDGGRLILNYTVPVKEK, from the coding sequence ATGAAATTATCCGGCAAGGTCGCCGCCATCACCGGCGCAGCGCGCGGCATCGGCAAGGCCTGTGCGAAGAGATTTTTGGACGACGGCGTCAAGGTCGTCATCTCGGACGTCGATGCCGATGGGTTGGCGGCGACCGCCGCCGAGCTCGGTCGTCCCGATGCCTTGCGCACCATCGTCGGCAATGTCGCCAGGCGGGCAGACGTAGACCAGCTCGTCGCCACCGCCGTGAAGGAATTCGGCCGGCTCGACATCATGGTCAACAATGCCGGCGTCGCCCGCAACCGGGACATCCTCGAGATTACCGAAGAGGAATTCGACGAGATCATCGGCATCAACCTGAAGGGCGCGTTCTTCGGCGTGCAGGCGGCCGCCAGGCAGATGATCGCGCAAGGCAGCGGTGGCGGCGTCATCATCAACATGTCCTCGGTGAATGCGCTGCTGGCGATCCCGGCGCTGGCGACCTACGCGATGTCCAAGGGCGGCATGAAGCAGCTGACGTCAGTCGCCGCCGTTGCGCTCGCCCCGCACAACATTCGCGTCGTCGCGGTCGGGCCCGGCACGATCCTGACCGACATGGTGGCGTCGTCGATCTACACCTCCGAGGATGCCCGCAGGACCGTGATGTCGCGGACGCCAGCGGGCCGCGGCGGCGAGCCGAGCGAGGTGGCGTCCGTCGTGGCGTTCCTGGCGAGTGATGATGCGTCCTACATCACGGGGCAGACGATTTACCCCGACGGCGGGCGGCTGATCCTGAACTACACGGTGCCGGTGAAGGAGAAGTAG
- a CDS encoding IclR family transcriptional regulator — protein MKRESRGIQSIEVGGELLRALARSGEPMMLRDLAREAGMTPAKAHPYLASFSRIGLIEQGETTGRYEIGALALELGLISLRRLSGVRIARPKIAALASQIGHAVSLAVWGTHGPTVVQLEEPAQPVHIVMRAGSVMALLETATGRAFAAFLPEKTINAALESGLDRHGVGYNPKRAVKGAKIAEMLTEVRKHGLARALGDPLPGVNAFSAPVFDHSGHVALVITAMGPEGTFDARWDSPIAHALRDCAAGISKRLGYGMTVAAE, from the coding sequence ATGAAGAGGGAAAGCCGCGGCATCCAGTCCATCGAGGTCGGCGGAGAACTGCTCCGTGCCCTCGCCCGCAGCGGCGAGCCGATGATGCTGCGCGATCTCGCGCGCGAGGCCGGCATGACGCCGGCCAAGGCGCATCCTTATCTCGCCAGCTTCTCCCGCATCGGATTGATCGAGCAGGGCGAGACCACCGGACGCTACGAGATCGGCGCGCTGGCGCTGGAGCTCGGCCTGATCAGCCTGCGCCGGCTCTCCGGCGTGCGCATCGCAAGGCCGAAGATCGCCGCGCTCGCGAGCCAGATCGGACATGCGGTCTCGCTCGCGGTCTGGGGCACGCACGGTCCGACCGTGGTGCAGCTCGAGGAGCCGGCCCAGCCGGTGCACATCGTGATGCGGGCCGGCTCCGTGATGGCTCTGCTGGAGACCGCGACCGGCCGTGCCTTTGCAGCGTTCCTGCCGGAGAAGACGATCAATGCCGCGCTCGAAAGCGGCCTCGACCGTCACGGCGTCGGCTACAATCCGAAGCGCGCCGTAAAGGGCGCCAAGATCGCCGAGATGCTGACCGAGGTGCGCAAACACGGCCTCGCCCGCGCGCTCGGCGATCCCCTGCCCGGCGTCAATGCGTTCTCCGCGCCGGTGTTCGACCATTCCGGCCATGTGGCGCTGGTCATCACCGCGATGGGGCCGGAAGGCACGTTTGATGCGCGCTGGGACAGCCCGATCGCGCACGCGCTGCGCGACTGCGCGGCGGGCATTTCGAAGCGGCTGGGGTATGGGATGACAGTTGCGGCGGAGTGA
- a CDS encoding FAD-dependent oxidoreductase: MTGNEHSAIETYECDVLVAGSGCSGMSAAITARHRGLDVLIVEKEPRFGGTTARSGGWLWIPGTSLAKAYGIEETPEQARTYLRHEAGNNFDAARVDAFLSAGPEAVDFFTTKTALRFDMPLVFPDYHAEAPGGAQGGRSMVTRPFDGRELGDQIKTLGMPLPELTVFGMMLGSGKEIIHFMRVTKSLTSAVYVAKRLSQHLMDVLRYGRGMTLTNGNALAGRLAKSALDLKIPMWLSSPVRELTVENGTVTGAIVSLEGRDVRVRARHGVVLACGGFPHDVERRRKMFPHAPTGNEHFSPGPTGNTGDGLRLAESAGGHVEDRLPNAAAWVPVSVTTRKDGSKGVMPHFIDRAKPGVIAVMRDGRRFANEGNSYHDFVQAMVKAAKPGEEIAAFLVCDHKTLRKYGLGCVPPFPMPLGHHLNTGYLMRGDTLEALAAKAGIDAKAFAETVRQFNASAPLGHDAAFGKGSKAYNRYQGDAMHGPNPCVAPIENGPFYAIKMVIGDLGTYAGIVTDESARALDAEGRVIPGLYAAGNDMASIMGGNYPGAGITLGPALTFGYIAGRHLADSAAKRNAA, translated from the coding sequence ATGACCGGCAACGAGCATAGCGCAATTGAGACTTACGAGTGCGACGTGCTCGTGGCTGGATCGGGTTGCTCCGGCATGTCGGCCGCGATCACCGCGCGCCATCGCGGCCTCGACGTCTTGATCGTCGAGAAGGAGCCGCGCTTCGGCGGCACCACCGCCCGCTCCGGCGGCTGGCTGTGGATCCCCGGCACGTCGCTGGCGAAGGCGTACGGCATCGAGGAGACGCCGGAGCAGGCCCGCACTTACTTGCGCCATGAGGCCGGCAACAATTTCGATGCCGCGCGCGTCGATGCATTCCTCAGTGCGGGTCCCGAGGCGGTCGATTTCTTTACGACCAAGACGGCGCTGCGCTTCGACATGCCGCTGGTATTTCCGGACTATCACGCCGAGGCACCGGGCGGTGCGCAGGGCGGCCGCTCCATGGTGACACGTCCGTTCGACGGCCGCGAGCTTGGCGATCAGATCAAGACGCTGGGCATGCCCCTGCCCGAGCTCACCGTGTTCGGCATGATGCTTGGCTCCGGCAAGGAGATCATCCACTTCATGCGGGTGACGAAATCGCTGACTTCCGCGGTCTACGTGGCCAAGCGCCTGTCGCAGCATCTGATGGACGTGCTGCGCTACGGCCGCGGCATGACGCTGACCAACGGCAACGCGCTCGCCGGGCGCCTCGCCAAATCCGCGCTCGACCTGAAGATTCCGATGTGGCTGTCCTCGCCGGTGCGCGAGCTGACGGTCGAGAACGGCACTGTCACCGGCGCCATCGTTTCGCTCGAGGGACGCGACGTCCGCGTCCGTGCGCGCCATGGCGTCGTGCTCGCCTGCGGCGGCTTCCCGCATGATGTCGAACGCCGCAGAAAAATGTTTCCGCATGCGCCGACCGGCAACGAGCATTTCTCGCCGGGCCCCACTGGCAATACCGGCGACGGCCTGCGCCTTGCGGAAAGTGCCGGTGGGCATGTCGAGGATCGCCTGCCGAATGCAGCCGCCTGGGTGCCGGTTTCGGTGACGACGCGCAAGGACGGATCGAAGGGCGTGATGCCGCACTTCATCGACCGCGCCAAGCCCGGCGTGATCGCGGTGATGCGCGACGGCCGGCGCTTTGCCAATGAGGGCAATTCCTATCACGACTTCGTCCAGGCCATGGTCAAGGCCGCCAAGCCCGGCGAGGAGATCGCGGCGTTTCTCGTCTGCGATCACAAGACGCTGCGCAAATATGGCCTCGGCTGCGTGCCGCCCTTCCCGATGCCGCTGGGTCATCATCTCAATACCGGCTATCTCATGCGCGGCGACACGCTGGAGGCGCTGGCGGCAAAGGCCGGCATCGATGCCAAGGCCTTCGCCGAGACGGTCAGGCAGTTCAATGCGAGCGCGCCGCTGGGACACGACGCCGCCTTCGGCAAGGGCTCGAAGGCCTATAACCGCTACCAGGGCGACGCCATGCACGGCCCGAACCCTTGTGTCGCGCCGATCGAGAACGGCCCGTTCTATGCCATCAAAATGGTGATCGGCGATCTCGGCACCTATGCCGGCATCGTCACCGACGAGAGCGCGCGCGCGCTCGACGCCGAGGGCCGGGTCATTCCCGGGCTCTATGCCGCCGGCAACGACATGGCGAGCATCATGGGCGGCAATTATCCCGGGGCCGGCATCACGCTTGGGCCGGCGCTGACCTTCGGCTACATTGCCGGCCGTCATCTCGCCGACAGCGCCGCCAAGCGCAACGCGGCGTAA